Proteins from a genomic interval of Gordonia sp. SL306:
- the cobA gene encoding uroporphyrinogen-III C-methyltransferase, translated as MSAPASADGSSGGHYLVGLDLTGRKVVLVGGGSVAQRRLPNLVAAGAQVHVVAIDPTPAVESTPGVTVYRRAYQEDDLVGAWYVMACTDDPEVNERVVADAEARHTFCVRTDDARFGTAVTPASGRHRDLQFGVLAGGDHRQSAALRAAIGRALADGSLTVDDDAPHPPGVALVGGGPGDPDLITVRGQKLLQAADVVVADRLAPPQLLAELGPQVEIVDAAKVPYGRAMKQEAINAVLVDRATAGKFVVRLKGGDPYVYGRGFEEVQACVEAGVPVTVVPGISSPIAVPASAGIPVTHRGVTHEVVIASGHVPPGHPDSLIDWSAVARLRGTLVLMMAVERVDVFADALLAGGKPAHTPVAMIENGSLPTQRVLRTDLAGAAATAREHDLRPPAIVVIGDVAGFTDAS; from the coding sequence ATGTCGGCACCAGCATCCGCAGACGGCTCGTCCGGCGGTCACTACCTCGTGGGCCTCGATCTGACCGGCCGCAAGGTCGTCCTCGTGGGCGGGGGATCGGTGGCACAGCGGCGACTGCCCAATCTGGTCGCTGCGGGCGCACAGGTGCATGTCGTCGCAATCGACCCGACGCCCGCCGTCGAATCCACCCCCGGGGTCACCGTGTACCGCCGCGCCTACCAGGAGGACGATCTCGTCGGGGCCTGGTACGTGATGGCCTGCACCGACGATCCCGAGGTCAACGAGCGGGTCGTCGCCGATGCCGAGGCACGTCACACCTTCTGCGTCCGCACCGACGACGCCCGGTTCGGCACGGCGGTCACGCCGGCCTCCGGCCGCCATCGGGACCTCCAGTTCGGCGTGCTCGCCGGCGGAGACCATCGGCAGTCGGCGGCGTTGCGCGCAGCGATCGGACGTGCCCTCGCCGACGGTTCGCTGACCGTCGACGACGATGCGCCCCATCCGCCGGGCGTAGCGCTGGTCGGCGGAGGTCCCGGCGACCCCGATCTGATCACCGTGCGAGGCCAGAAGCTCCTGCAGGCGGCCGATGTGGTGGTCGCCGACCGGCTCGCGCCACCTCAACTGCTCGCCGAACTGGGGCCGCAGGTCGAGATCGTCGACGCCGCGAAGGTGCCCTACGGGCGCGCCATGAAACAAGAGGCAATCAACGCCGTCCTGGTGGATCGCGCCACGGCGGGGAAGTTCGTGGTGCGGCTCAAGGGCGGTGACCCGTATGTCTACGGCCGCGGATTCGAAGAGGTCCAGGCTTGCGTCGAGGCCGGCGTCCCGGTGACCGTCGTCCCCGGGATCAGCAGTCCGATCGCGGTACCCGCGTCGGCGGGCATCCCGGTCACGCATCGCGGTGTCACGCATGAGGTGGTGATCGCCTCGGGGCACGTCCCGCCCGGCCACCCGGACTCGCTGATCGACTGGTCGGCCGTCGCCCGGCTACGAGGCACCTTGGTGCTGATGATGGCGGTGGAGCGGGTCGACGTGTTCGCCGACGCGCTGCTCGCCGGCGGAAAGCCGGCGCATACGCCCGTCGCGATGATCGAGAACGGCTCCCTGCCGACGCAGCGCGTGCTGCGTACCGACCTCGCCGGTGCGGCGGCGACCGCCCGGGAGCACGACCTGCGGCCACCGGCGATCGTGGTGATCGGCGACGTCGCCGGGTTCACCGACGCATCCTGA
- a CDS encoding DHA2 family efflux MFS transporter permease subunit, giving the protein MSAPETSSPGHTAVPEYRNVFGPAIIVLSGMQLLMVLDGTVAALALPRIRDGLQLSESGANWIISSYVLAFGGLMLLGGRLGDTFGRKRMFIVGVVAFTATSLLCGLAWNETSLIIGRALQGASAAVAAPTAMALVATTFAPGKARSQAFAIYAAMTGVGSVAGLILGGVLTQVSWRLVFLINVPIGVLVAVGAIAVLRESQGERLSLDVPGAILATLGCSLLVLAVNEGPSGWARPVVVGSFVLGALALIAFVFVERRASNPILPFVIFENRNRVAALASIFLASMIMMCMAVFISLYLQGILKYSPIQSGLAVVPFAFGLGVAAAIASKLALMIQPRWLVLVGGAIILAGCLYASSIATATPGYFPSIALPVVVIGFGVGFAVIPLTLSVVAGVGPMEIGPLTALAQVAQNLGGAIGLVAVGAAVTSRALSEGGTTRPVEDMNPTELAAQASGYGLAFACCAGIAVLAAVVVMFMRFTPEEVAEGQAAQEAANASLDVDPEHP; this is encoded by the coding sequence ATGTCCGCACCGGAAACGTCGAGCCCCGGGCACACCGCCGTGCCGGAATACCGCAACGTCTTCGGTCCCGCGATCATCGTCCTGAGCGGGATGCAGCTGCTGATGGTGCTCGACGGCACCGTCGCGGCTCTGGCGCTGCCGCGGATCCGCGACGGCCTGCAACTCTCCGAATCCGGCGCTAACTGGATCATCAGCAGTTACGTGCTCGCCTTCGGTGGACTGATGCTGCTCGGCGGTCGGCTCGGCGACACCTTCGGTCGCAAGCGCATGTTCATCGTCGGCGTCGTCGCGTTCACCGCGACATCGTTGTTGTGCGGTCTCGCGTGGAACGAGACGAGCCTGATCATCGGTCGGGCGCTGCAGGGCGCGTCGGCCGCCGTCGCCGCACCGACGGCGATGGCACTGGTCGCGACGACGTTCGCGCCGGGCAAGGCCCGTAGCCAGGCGTTTGCGATCTACGCCGCGATGACCGGCGTCGGGTCGGTCGCCGGACTCATCCTGGGAGGCGTCCTCACGCAGGTGTCGTGGCGGCTGGTGTTCCTGATCAACGTCCCGATCGGGGTGCTCGTCGCCGTCGGCGCGATCGCCGTCCTCCGCGAGTCGCAGGGCGAGCGCCTCTCACTGGATGTGCCGGGCGCGATTCTCGCGACCCTCGGTTGCTCGTTGCTGGTGCTGGCGGTCAACGAGGGGCCGAGCGGTTGGGCCCGGCCGGTCGTGGTCGGCTCGTTCGTCCTGGGGGCGCTCGCGCTGATCGCCTTCGTGTTCGTCGAGCGCCGGGCGAGCAACCCGATCCTTCCGTTCGTCATCTTCGAGAACCGCAACCGCGTCGCCGCCTTGGCGTCGATCTTCCTGGCCAGCATGATCATGATGTGCATGGCGGTGTTCATCTCGCTGTACCTCCAGGGCATCCTCAAGTACTCGCCGATCCAGAGCGGGCTGGCCGTCGTGCCGTTCGCCTTCGGGCTCGGTGTGGCGGCCGCGATCGCCTCCAAGCTGGCCCTGATGATCCAGCCGCGCTGGCTGGTGCTGGTCGGTGGCGCGATCATCCTCGCCGGCTGCCTATACGCCTCGTCGATCGCCACCGCGACCCCGGGATATTTCCCGAGCATCGCGCTCCCCGTCGTCGTCATCGGTTTCGGCGTCGGCTTCGCCGTCATACCGCTCACGCTGTCGGTGGTCGCCGGGGTCGGGCCGATGGAGATCGGTCCGCTCACCGCGCTCGCACAGGTCGCACAGAACCTGGGCGGAGCAATCGGACTCGTCGCCGTCGGTGCTGCGGTCACCTCGCGCGCCCTGTCGGAGGGCGGCACCACGCGCCCGGTCGAGGACATGAACCCGACCGAGCTGGCCGCCCAGGCCAGCGGCTACGGGCTGGCGTTCGCGTGCTGTGCCGGTATCGCGGTGCTCGCGGCCGTCGTCGTGATGTTCATGCGGTTCACGCCGGAAGAGGTCGCGGAGGGACAGGCTGCGCAAGAAGCGGCCAACGCGTCGCTCGACGTCGACCCCGAGCATCCCTGA
- a CDS encoding pyridoxamine 5'-phosphate oxidase family protein, protein MTTKNLADLYQLATLDWDPIAARLDAGVSQAPGTGGPDRHTWWLATIDADGHPHVAGVGALWHDGALWFETGAETRKGRNVARDPRCTLSLAMHDYDLVVEGEAHRVTEPDVVAEMAEQWAVDWPCRVDDSGVALTADFSAPSAGPPPWYVYRVTPRAATALLTVEPGGATRFTFD, encoded by the coding sequence ATGACGACCAAGAACCTGGCCGACCTGTACCAGCTCGCCACGCTCGACTGGGACCCGATAGCCGCGCGCCTCGACGCCGGGGTGTCACAGGCTCCGGGGACCGGCGGACCTGACCGGCACACCTGGTGGCTGGCGACCATCGACGCCGACGGCCACCCACACGTGGCCGGTGTCGGAGCGCTCTGGCACGACGGCGCCTTGTGGTTCGAGACGGGCGCCGAGACCCGGAAGGGGCGCAACGTCGCCAGGGACCCGCGATGCACGTTGTCGCTGGCGATGCATGACTACGACCTCGTCGTCGAGGGAGAGGCGCATCGGGTCACCGAGCCCGACGTCGTGGCCGAGATGGCCGAACAGTGGGCCGTCGACTGGCCGTGTCGCGTCGACGACAGCGGGGTCGCGCTCACCGCGGACTTCAGCGCACCGTCGGCGGGCCCGCCGCCCTGGTACGTCTATCGCGTCACGCCGCGTGCGGCCACCGCGCTGCTGACCGTGGAGCCGGGTGGTGCCACCCGATTCACGTTCGACTGA
- the yaaA gene encoding peroxide stress protein YaaA, with amino-acid sequence MLVILPPSETKSDGGRGAPLDLDTLSFPELNPIRKRIAEAIVDLASDLDASREALGLGRTQLGEIDRNADLWLAPTRPAIERYTGVLYDALDHGSLTRAGRSKAADRLAVGSALFGVVRAPDMIPAYRLSGGSKLPGLPTLASVWKPDLSDSLETVDDFVVDLRSGIYQQLGPIRGAVTATVVTEAADGSRKVVSHFNKHYKGLMARELVRTRRNVREVNALAAVLADAGQRAEIASDDTIVVVTD; translated from the coding sequence GTGCTCGTCATCCTGCCTCCCTCCGAGACCAAATCCGACGGCGGGCGAGGTGCCCCACTCGACCTGGACACCCTGTCGTTCCCCGAGCTGAATCCGATCCGCAAGCGCATCGCCGAGGCGATAGTCGATCTCGCGAGCGATCTCGACGCCAGTCGCGAGGCGCTCGGCCTCGGCCGCACCCAGCTCGGCGAGATCGACCGTAATGCCGACCTCTGGCTCGCTCCTACCCGCCCCGCGATCGAGCGCTATACGGGAGTTCTCTACGACGCGCTCGACCACGGGTCGCTCACCCGCGCCGGCAGATCCAAGGCCGCCGACCGTCTGGCCGTGGGGTCGGCGTTGTTCGGTGTGGTTCGCGCTCCGGACATGATCCCGGCGTATCGGTTGTCGGGCGGCTCGAAGCTGCCCGGGCTGCCGACGCTGGCCTCGGTGTGGAAGCCCGACCTGTCCGACAGTCTCGAGACGGTGGACGATTTCGTCGTCGATCTCCGGTCGGGCATCTATCAGCAGCTCGGCCCGATCCGGGGCGCGGTCACGGCGACGGTGGTCACCGAGGCGGCCGACGGTAGCCGAAAAGTGGTCAGCCACTTCAACAAGCACTACAAGGGGCTGATGGCGCGCGAGTTGGTGCGGACCCGACGGAACGTACGGGAGGTCAACGCGCTGGCCGCCGTGCTGGCCGACGCCGGTCAGCGGGCCGAGATCGCCTCGGACGACACGATTGTCGTCGTCACCGACTGA
- a CDS encoding proline--tRNA ligase — protein sequence MSTLFLRTLRDDPADAEVPSHKLLVRAGYVRRTAPGVYSWLPLGLRVLKAVENVVREEMSAIGAQEILLPALLPRDPYESTGRWTEYGDSLFRLKDRKGADMLLGPTHEELFTQLVKGEYSSYKDLPVILYQIQSKYRDEERPRAGILRGREFVMKDAYSFDLDDDGLKTSYNAHREAYQKIFRRLEVSYVIVAATSGAMGGSASEEFLAESEVGEDTFVRCLDSGYAANVEAVITPAPAPIPFDGLPEAKVHDTPDTPTIETLVQWANATFEHTYGGYDTLKNVMVKIRQPGGDWEITGIGVPGDREVDMKRLEAAVEPAEVELLTDEDFAANPFLVKGYIGPKGLAANGIKYLVDPRVVDGTSWITGADESGKHYVDLVAGRDFTPDGTVEAAEVRDGDPSPDGKGPLVSAKGIEIGHIFQLGQKYTNAFEVDVLGESGKPVRLTMGSYGVGVSRLVAVIAEQCHDEKGLRWPRSVAPFAVHLVIANKDEAAITGAHELAEDLDAAGLSVLLDDRKASPGVKFKDAELLGMPVVVVVGRGYANGTIEIRDRFTGETTEVAVGDAVAEVTAAARG from the coding sequence ATGTCGACCCTGTTCCTGCGTACTCTCCGCGACGATCCGGCCGACGCCGAGGTGCCCAGCCACAAGCTGCTGGTCCGGGCCGGCTACGTGCGACGTACCGCGCCCGGCGTCTACAGCTGGCTGCCGCTGGGCCTGCGCGTCCTCAAGGCCGTCGAGAACGTCGTCCGGGAGGAGATGTCCGCGATCGGTGCGCAAGAGATCCTGTTGCCCGCGCTGCTGCCGCGTGACCCCTACGAGTCGACCGGCAGGTGGACCGAATACGGCGACAGCCTGTTTCGGCTCAAGGACCGCAAGGGTGCGGACATGCTGCTCGGCCCGACGCACGAGGAGCTGTTCACCCAGCTCGTGAAGGGTGAGTACTCCTCGTACAAGGATCTGCCGGTGATCCTCTACCAGATCCAGAGCAAGTACCGCGACGAGGAGCGGCCCCGAGCGGGCATCCTGCGCGGCCGCGAGTTCGTCATGAAAGACGCCTATTCGTTCGACCTCGACGACGACGGGCTCAAGACCTCCTACAACGCCCACCGCGAGGCGTATCAGAAGATCTTCCGGCGCCTGGAGGTCAGCTATGTGATCGTCGCTGCGACGTCGGGGGCGATGGGTGGCAGCGCGTCGGAGGAGTTCCTCGCGGAGAGCGAGGTCGGCGAGGACACGTTCGTGCGTTGCCTCGACTCGGGCTATGCGGCGAACGTCGAAGCGGTGATCACACCTGCGCCCGCGCCGATCCCGTTCGACGGCCTCCCCGAGGCCAAGGTGCACGACACACCGGACACCCCGACCATCGAGACCCTCGTGCAGTGGGCGAATGCGACCTTCGAGCACACCTACGGCGGATACGACACGCTGAAGAACGTGATGGTGAAAATCCGTCAGCCGGGTGGCGACTGGGAGATCACCGGTATCGGTGTCCCCGGCGACCGTGAGGTCGACATGAAGCGGCTCGAGGCCGCTGTCGAGCCGGCCGAGGTGGAGTTGCTGACCGACGAGGACTTCGCCGCCAACCCGTTCCTGGTGAAGGGGTACATCGGCCCGAAGGGGTTGGCGGCCAACGGGATCAAGTACCTGGTGGATCCGCGCGTGGTGGACGGTACGTCGTGGATCACGGGTGCCGACGAATCGGGGAAGCACTACGTCGATCTGGTGGCAGGCCGAGACTTCACGCCCGACGGCACCGTCGAGGCGGCCGAGGTGCGCGACGGCGACCCGTCGCCGGACGGCAAAGGCCCGCTCGTCTCCGCCAAGGGCATCGAGATCGGCCACATCTTCCAGTTGGGTCAGAAGTACACCAACGCCTTCGAGGTCGACGTCCTCGGCGAGAGCGGCAAGCCGGTGCGTCTCACCATGGGCTCCTACGGCGTCGGCGTGTCACGACTGGTCGCGGTGATCGCCGAGCAGTGCCATGACGAGAAGGGCTTGAGGTGGCCGCGTTCGGTCGCGCCGTTCGCGGTGCACCTCGTCATCGCGAACAAGGACGAAGCCGCGATCACCGGCGCGCACGAGTTGGCCGAGGATCTCGACGCGGCCGGACTGTCGGTGCTGCTCGACGACCGCAAGGCCTCACCGGGTGTCAAGTTCAAGGATGCCGAGCTGCTCGGGATGCCTGTCGTCGTGGTGGTGGGACGCGGATATGCCAACGGCACCATCGAGATCCGCGACCGTTTCACCGGGGAGACCACCGAGGTCGCCGTCGGGGATGCCGTGGCGGAGGTCACCGCGGCCGCCCGCGGCTGA
- a CDS encoding ferritin-like domain-containing protein produces MTATTDALAAAVNAENAAIFTYGVSTAFVSAARRDTVAEYAAAHRARRDELVAALNAAKATVPESAAGYTLPLTVDDSVSAVKALLAAEVDCTVAYRALLERAENSVARRLGLDGLTDSSVRAGTWRVAARISPATVAFPGRPG; encoded by the coding sequence ATGACCGCGACCACCGATGCTCTGGCCGCGGCCGTCAACGCGGAGAATGCGGCGATCTTCACCTACGGTGTCTCGACCGCCTTCGTGTCGGCCGCCCGGCGCGACACCGTCGCCGAGTACGCCGCGGCACACCGGGCCCGACGCGACGAGCTGGTGGCCGCGCTCAACGCGGCCAAGGCGACGGTTCCGGAGTCGGCCGCCGGCTACACGCTGCCGCTGACCGTCGACGATTCGGTCTCCGCGGTGAAGGCACTCCTCGCCGCCGAGGTGGACTGCACGGTCGCGTATCGGGCACTCCTGGAACGTGCCGAGAACAGCGTCGCCCGCCGGCTGGGGCTCGACGGCCTCACCGACTCGTCGGTACGCGCAGGCACCTGGCGGGTCGCAGCGCGGATCTCGCCGGCCACGGTCGCCTTCCCGGGCCGTCCCGGCTGA
- the rimP gene encoding ribosome maturation factor RimP — MPITAEQVTQLVEPVVSAAGFDLEDVVVTEVADRTELTVVVDRDGGSDLDVLADLSRELSDLLDDAPSTADAVYTLEVTSPGVDRPLTAARHWQRARGRKVAVEIATDDDASPRRVTGRAGPVDDDGGVLLVVNERGRIRTETVALDSVTNAVVQVDFGQPSATELQLCGLDPDEIRRRRSEA, encoded by the coding sequence GTGCCGATCACCGCCGAACAGGTGACCCAACTCGTCGAACCAGTCGTCTCCGCTGCGGGATTCGACTTGGAGGACGTCGTCGTCACCGAGGTGGCCGATCGCACCGAGCTCACCGTCGTGGTCGACCGCGACGGCGGCAGTGATCTCGATGTCCTCGCCGACCTCAGTCGCGAACTCTCCGATCTCCTCGACGACGCTCCGTCGACCGCCGACGCCGTGTACACCCTCGAGGTCACCTCGCCGGGTGTGGACCGTCCGCTGACGGCCGCGCGGCACTGGCAGCGGGCCCGCGGTCGCAAGGTCGCGGTCGAGATTGCCACCGACGACGACGCGTCGCCGCGTCGCGTCACGGGTCGCGCCGGTCCCGTCGACGACGACGGCGGGGTTCTGCTCGTGGTCAACGAGCGTGGGCGGATCCGCACCGAGACGGTCGCGCTCGACTCGGTGACCAACGCCGTCGTGCAGGTCGATTTCGGACAGCCGAGCGCCACCGAACTACAGCTGTGCGGGCTCGATCCCGACGAGATCCGCCGCAGAAGGTCCGAAGCCTGA
- the nusA gene encoding transcription termination factor NusA, translating to MNIDINALRMIEADKGISIDTVITAIETALLTAYRHTEGFAPHARIDVNRKTGAVRVMAQELDDTGEVVHEWDDTPEGFGRIAATTARQVILQRLRDAENEKNFGDFVTHEGEIVGGVVQQDARANARGMIVVAIGSDANTAEGVIPPAEQVPGETYTHGDRIKCYVVGVSRGPRGPQITLSRTHPNLVRKLFALEVPEIEDGSVEIVAVAREAGHRSKIAVHTGVSGLNAKGACIGPMGQRVRNVMSELAGEKIDIIDYDTDPGAFVGNALSPAKVVSVEVIDLAAKAARVVVPDYQLSLAIGKEGQNARLAARLTGWRIDIRSDADPAPPAVDGRGSDVAHTD from the coding sequence ATGAACATCGACATCAACGCGCTCCGCATGATCGAGGCGGACAAGGGTATCTCGATCGACACGGTCATCACCGCGATCGAGACCGCGCTGTTGACCGCCTACCGCCACACCGAAGGGTTCGCGCCGCACGCCCGCATCGACGTCAACCGCAAGACCGGCGCGGTGCGGGTGATGGCGCAGGAACTCGACGACACCGGCGAGGTCGTGCACGAGTGGGACGACACCCCGGAGGGGTTCGGCCGGATCGCGGCCACCACGGCCCGCCAGGTCATCCTGCAACGACTGCGTGACGCGGAGAACGAGAAGAACTTCGGCGACTTCGTCACCCACGAGGGCGAGATCGTCGGCGGTGTCGTCCAGCAGGACGCCCGGGCGAACGCCCGCGGGATGATCGTCGTGGCCATCGGCAGCGACGCCAACACCGCCGAAGGCGTGATCCCGCCCGCCGAGCAGGTGCCCGGCGAGACCTACACCCACGGTGACCGCATCAAGTGCTATGTCGTCGGGGTGTCACGGGGACCCCGCGGTCCGCAGATCACACTCTCGCGCACCCACCCGAACCTCGTCCGCAAGCTGTTCGCGCTCGAGGTGCCCGAGATCGAGGACGGGTCCGTCGAGATCGTCGCGGTGGCCCGCGAGGCGGGACACCGCTCCAAGATCGCCGTGCACACCGGGGTAAGCGGCCTCAACGCGAAGGGTGCCTGCATCGGTCCGATGGGTCAGCGCGTCCGGAACGTGATGAGCGAGCTCGCCGGCGAGAAGATCGACATCATCGACTACGACACCGATCCCGGCGCGTTCGTCGGGAATGCCCTGTCGCCCGCGAAGGTTGTCTCGGTCGAGGTGATCGACCTCGCGGCCAAGGCGGCCCGGGTGGTGGTGCCTGATTATCAGCTGTCGTTGGCCATCGGCAAGGAGGGCCAGAACGCTCGGCTGGCCGCACGCCTGACGGGTTGGCGGATCGACATCCGATCGGATGCGGATCCGGCGCCGCCGGCAGTAGACGGCCGCGGTTCCGACGTCGCGCACACCGACTGA
- a CDS encoding YlxR family protein translates to MVQRTLSTPAEDGAARDGSTIRGPVRTCVGCRQRAEATALVRIVARRGDGPPVTVVDLAKTMPGRGAWLHPRRDCLSAAVRRKAFPSALRAPGLTVAPDDLAEAIGGITEVDGLNGRNR, encoded by the coding sequence ATGGTTCAGCGAACTCTCTCGACACCAGCCGAGGATGGGGCCGCGCGAGATGGTTCGACCATCCGCGGACCTGTCCGAACATGTGTCGGATGTCGGCAGCGTGCCGAGGCAACGGCCCTGGTCCGGATTGTCGCCCGTCGGGGTGACGGTCCGCCGGTGACGGTGGTCGATCTCGCGAAGACCATGCCGGGACGGGGTGCTTGGTTGCACCCGCGACGGGACTGTTTGTCCGCCGCGGTGCGACGTAAGGCATTTCCCTCGGCACTTCGGGCGCCCGGTCTGACCGTGGCACCCGACGACCTCGCCGAAGCAATCGGTGGGATCACCGAAGTAGATGGCCTCAACGGCCGGAACAGGTAG